In Equus przewalskii isolate Varuska chromosome 15, EquPr2, whole genome shotgun sequence, a single genomic region encodes these proteins:
- the TM4SF18 gene encoding transmembrane 4 L6 family member 18 isoform X8 codes for MGSRKCGGCLSGLLIPLALWSITVNILLYFPNGQTSYASSNKLTNYVWYFEGICFSGVMTLLSIIFSALGIACSGYCLVISALGLVQGPYCRTLHGWEYAFEGTAGRFLTDSSLWIQCLEPAHVVEWNIILFSILIALSGLQVIVCLIRVVIQLSKILCGTYSVIIQPGII; via the exons ATGGGGTCTCGGAAATGTGGAGGTTGCCTGAGTGGTCTGCTGATTCCGCTCGCTCTCTGGAGTATAACTGTGAACATATTACTGTATTTCCCCAATGGGCAAACTTCCTATGCATCCAGCAATAAGCTCACCAACTACGTGTGGTACTTTGAAGGAATCTGTTTCTCAGGTGTCATG ACACTACTGTCGATTATCTTCTCTGCCCTTGGAATTGCTTGCTCTGGATACTGCCTGGTCATATCTGCTCTGGGCCTGGTCCAGGGCCCATACTGCCGCACCCTCCATGGCTGGGAGTACGCCTTTGAAGGCACCGCGGGACG TTTCCTTACAGATTCCAGCCTATGGATTCAGTGCCTTGAACCTGCGCATGTTGTGGAGTGGAatatcattttgttttccattctcaTAGCTCTCAGTGGGCTTCAAGTGATCGTCTGCCTCATCAGAGTAGTCATTCAGTTATCCAAGATACTGTGTGGAACCTATTCAGTCATCATCCAG cCTGGAATCATTTGA
- the TM4SF18 gene encoding transmembrane 4 L6 family member 18 isoform X6: protein MGSRKCGGCLSGLLIPLALWSITVNILLYFPNGQTSYASSNKLTNYVWYFEGICFSGVMMLIVAAVLLVLENNNNCKCCQSENCSKKYMTLLSIIFSALGIACSGYCLVISALGLVQGPYCRTLHGWEYAFEGTAGRFLTDSSLWIQCLEPAHVVEWNIILFSILIALSGLQVIVCLIRVVIQLSKILCGTYSVIIQPGII from the exons ATGGGGTCTCGGAAATGTGGAGGTTGCCTGAGTGGTCTGCTGATTCCGCTCGCTCTCTGGAGTATAACTGTGAACATATTACTGTATTTCCCCAATGGGCAAACTTCCTATGCATCCAGCAATAAGCTCACCAACTACGTGTGGTACTTTGAAGGAATCTGTTTCTCAGGTGTCATG ATGCTTATAGTAGCCGCAGTTCTTCTTGTACTGGAGAATAATAACAACTGTAAGTGTTGCCAGAGTGAAAACTGCAGCAAAAAATACATG ACACTACTGTCGATTATCTTCTCTGCCCTTGGAATTGCTTGCTCTGGATACTGCCTGGTCATATCTGCTCTGGGCCTGGTCCAGGGCCCATACTGCCGCACCCTCCATGGCTGGGAGTACGCCTTTGAAGGCACCGCGGGACG TTTCCTTACAGATTCCAGCCTATGGATTCAGTGCCTTGAACCTGCGCATGTTGTGGAGTGGAatatcattttgttttccattctcaTAGCTCTCAGTGGGCTTCAAGTGATCGTCTGCCTCATCAGAGTAGTCATTCAGTTATCCAAGATACTGTGTGGAACCTATTCAGTCATCATCCAG cCTGGAATCATTTGA
- the TM4SF18 gene encoding transmembrane 4 L6 family member 18 isoform X2, translated as MGSRKCGGCLSGLLIPLALWSITVNILLYFPNGQTSYASSNKLTNYVWYFEGICFSGVMDLHLSISTSIIMKPVTAPAFLCLVIVSSMCDWNRFQMLIVAAVLLVLENNNNCKCCQSENCSKKYMTLLSIIFSALGIACSGYCLVISALGLVQGPYCRTLHGWEYAFEGTAGRFLTDSSLWIQCLEPAHVVEWNIILFSILIALSGLQVIVCLIRVVIQLSKILCGTYSVIIQPGII; from the exons ATGGGGTCTCGGAAATGTGGAGGTTGCCTGAGTGGTCTGCTGATTCCGCTCGCTCTCTGGAGTATAACTGTGAACATATTACTGTATTTCCCCAATGGGCAAACTTCCTATGCATCCAGCAATAAGCTCACCAACTACGTGTGGTACTTTGAAGGAATCTGTTTCTCAGGTGTCATG GATCTACATCTAAGTATTTCTACCAGTATTATAATGAAGCCAGTTACTGCACCTGCTTTCCTGTGCCTTGTCATCGTTTCCTCAATGTGCGATTGGAACAGGTTCCAG ATGCTTATAGTAGCCGCAGTTCTTCTTGTACTGGAGAATAATAACAACTGTAAGTGTTGCCAGAGTGAAAACTGCAGCAAAAAATACATG ACACTACTGTCGATTATCTTCTCTGCCCTTGGAATTGCTTGCTCTGGATACTGCCTGGTCATATCTGCTCTGGGCCTGGTCCAGGGCCCATACTGCCGCACCCTCCATGGCTGGGAGTACGCCTTTGAAGGCACCGCGGGACG TTTCCTTACAGATTCCAGCCTATGGATTCAGTGCCTTGAACCTGCGCATGTTGTGGAGTGGAatatcattttgttttccattctcaTAGCTCTCAGTGGGCTTCAAGTGATCGTCTGCCTCATCAGAGTAGTCATTCAGTTATCCAAGATACTGTGTGGAACCTATTCAGTCATCATCCAG cCTGGAATCATTTGA
- the TM4SF18 gene encoding transmembrane 4 L6 family member 18 isoform X9 — protein sequence MKPVTAPAFLCLVIVSSMCDWNRFQMLIVAAVLLVLENNNNCKCCQSENCSKKYMTLLSIIFSALGIACSGYCLVISALGLVQGPYCRTLHGWEYAFEGTAGRFLTDSSLWIQCLEPAHVVEWNIILFSILIALSGLQVIVCLIRVVIQLSKILCGTYSVIIQPGII from the exons ATGAAGCCAGTTACTGCACCTGCTTTCCTGTGCCTTGTCATCGTTTCCTCAATGTGCGATTGGAACAGGTTCCAG ATGCTTATAGTAGCCGCAGTTCTTCTTGTACTGGAGAATAATAACAACTGTAAGTGTTGCCAGAGTGAAAACTGCAGCAAAAAATACATG ACACTACTGTCGATTATCTTCTCTGCCCTTGGAATTGCTTGCTCTGGATACTGCCTGGTCATATCTGCTCTGGGCCTGGTCCAGGGCCCATACTGCCGCACCCTCCATGGCTGGGAGTACGCCTTTGAAGGCACCGCGGGACG TTTCCTTACAGATTCCAGCCTATGGATTCAGTGCCTTGAACCTGCGCATGTTGTGGAGTGGAatatcattttgttttccattctcaTAGCTCTCAGTGGGCTTCAAGTGATCGTCTGCCTCATCAGAGTAGTCATTCAGTTATCCAAGATACTGTGTGGAACCTATTCAGTCATCATCCAG cCTGGAATCATTTGA